The following nucleotide sequence is from Acidovorax radicis.
AAAGCGTGGACCAGATCTCTCAGGATCTGCGCGACCTCGAAGGCCTCACCCCCGAGCTGATTGCCAAATTGGCTGAAGGTGGTGTGCATACACGTGACGACCTGGCCGATCTGGCCATTGATGAACTGACCGACCTGACCGGACAGTCTGAAGAAGAAGCCAAAGCCTTGATCATGAAGGCGCGCGAACATTGGTTCGCGGGGCAAGAGTAAAGGTCAGGGAGGCACGAACCAAATATGTCCAGTAATACTGTCGCCGAGTTCGCCACCGAACTCAAAAAATCGCCTGAAACCCTGCTCGACCAGCTCAAGGCTGCGGGCGTGGGCAAGGCTGCCCCGTCTGACGTGTTGACCGAGTCAGACAAGCAAAAGCTGCTTGTCTATCTGCAAGCCAGCCATGGCACCGCTTCGGCCGACCGCAAGAAGATCACGATGGTGAAAAAATCCACCAGCGAAATCAAGCAGGCGGATGCGACCGGCAAGGCACGCACCATCCAGGTGGAAGTGCGCAAAAAACGCACATTCATCCAGCGTGATGACGAGGTCGAAAGCCCTGTGGAGTCTGTCGCGGCGTCTTCAGTGGCTGAGCCCGCAGTGTCTAGCGAAGACCAGGAGCTGTCTCGCCGCGAGGAAGAGGCGCGTCGCCAGGCCGAGTTGATTCGCCGCCAGGAGGCCGAACTGGCCGAAAAGCGTGCTGAGCGCGAAGCACGCGAAACGCGTGAGCGTGAAGCCGAAGAGCGTGCCGCAGCCTACGCAGCCCAGGAGGCCGGTAAGAAGGCCCAGGCCTCCGCAGTGAAGCAAGAAGCGACCCGCGAGCAGGCTGCCGAGGCAGCAGCGCGCAACGCCGCGCAGGTGGAGGCTCGCGAAAAGGCCGCCGCTGAGTCCAAGGCGCGCTCCGACGAAGAGGCGGCCCGTGCTGCTGATCTGGACGCCCGTCGCCGCAAGGCCGAGGCCGAAGCCGCTGCCATTCGCTCCATGATGGCCACGCCCAAGAAGGCGGTCATGGTGGCCAAGAAGCCTGAAGAACCCAAGCCTGTGGCTAAAGCAGCCCCTGCGGGAGACGCCAAAAAGGGCACGTTGCACAAACCCGCTGTGGGTACGGGGGTGGCGCGCGCTGGTGCGCCAGCGGCTGCAGGCGCAGGCGCCGGTGCCCCCGGTGCAGGCAAGGAAGTCAAATCTGCCAAGCTGTCTTCCAGCTGGGCGGGCGACACGGCCAAGAAGAAAGAAATCAAGACCCGCGGCGATAGCAGTGGCGGTGTCGGGCGTAACAACTGGCGCGGTGGCCCACGTGGCCGTCGTGGCGACAACCGCGATCAACGTGACGATCACCACCAGTCCGCACCGGTGGAAGCGCGCATTATTGAAGTGCACGTGCCCGAAACGATCACGGTGGCAGAGCTGGCGCACAAGATGTCGATCAAGGCGTCTGAAGTCATCAAGACGCTGATGAAGATGGGCCAGATGGTCACCATCAATCAGCCTCTCGATCAGGACACCGCCATGATCGTGGTGGAGGAAATGGGGCACAAGGCCCTGGTGGCTGCGCTCGACGATCCGGAAGCTTTCGCTGACGAAGAGGCCGCACATCAGAACATTGAAGTGCTGCCACGCGCTCCTGTGGTGACCGTGATGGGTCACGTCGACCACGGCAAGACCTCGCTGCTCGACTACATTCGCCGTGCCAA
It contains:
- the infB gene encoding translation initiation factor IF-2 → MSSNTVAEFATELKKSPETLLDQLKAAGVGKAAPSDVLTESDKQKLLVYLQASHGTASADRKKITMVKKSTSEIKQADATGKARTIQVEVRKKRTFIQRDDEVESPVESVAASSVAEPAVSSEDQELSRREEEARRQAELIRRQEAELAEKRAEREARETREREAEERAAAYAAQEAGKKAQASAVKQEATREQAAEAAARNAAQVEAREKAAAESKARSDEEAARAADLDARRRKAEAEAAAIRSMMATPKKAVMVAKKPEEPKPVAKAAPAGDAKKGTLHKPAVGTGVARAGAPAAAGAGAGAPGAGKEVKSAKLSSSWAGDTAKKKEIKTRGDSSGGVGRNNWRGGPRGRRGDNRDQRDDHHQSAPVEARIIEVHVPETITVAELAHKMSIKASEVIKTLMKMGQMVTINQPLDQDTAMIVVEEMGHKALVAALDDPEAFADEEAAHQNIEVLPRAPVVTVMGHVDHGKTSLLDYIRRAKVAAGEAGGITQHIGAYHVETPRGMVSFLDTPGHEAFTAMRARGAQATDIVILVVAADDGVMPQTREAIKHAKAAGVPIVVAITKADKPDANLERVKQELVVEQVVPEEYGGDSPFIAVSSKTGMGIDDLLEQVLLQAEVMELKAPVDALAKGLVIEAQLDKGRGPVATVLVQSGTLKVGDVVLAGQTYGRVRAMLDENGKTAKTAGPSIPVEIQGLTEVPQAGDEFMVLTDERRAREVATYRAGKFRNTKLARQQAAKLENMFADMTAGEIKHLPIIVKADVQGSQEALSQSLLKLSTDEVKVQLVYTGVGGISESDINLAIASKAIVIGFNVRADAGARKLAEGNGVDLHYYSIIYDAVDELRVAMSGMLAPEQREEVIGTAEIRTVFVATKIGTIAGSYITSGMVHRNARFRLLRDNVVVYTGEVDSIKRLKDDVREVKEGFECGIKLKNYNDIKEGDQLEFFDIKEIARTL